In one window of Gossypium arboreum isolate Shixiya-1 chromosome 4, ASM2569848v2, whole genome shotgun sequence DNA:
- the LOC108478629 gene encoding LOW QUALITY PROTEIN: WAT1-related protein At4g28040-like (The sequence of the model RefSeq protein was modified relative to this genomic sequence to represent the inferred CDS: inserted 1 base in 1 codon) encodes MGRADGYLPAFAMVGLQFIYAGVALFTRAALLKGLSPRVFVVYRQGIATLLIAPIAFVSRRKKSSRCTWGLKSFAWILLASLLGVTANQNAYFEGLYLSSSTTASAMTNLIPAVTFVMTAILGMEKVNIRSXETLAKMLGTVICVGGAISMALLKGLKLLNTQLLPPKSLFSPGGENWLLGYLFLLGSSFFWSLWMVFQVPISESCPDHLYSSTWMCFLATLESATVALLVEKDVKAWSLNSYIELSCCLYTGFALAVSFFVQAWCISRRGPLFSSMFNPLCTVIVTAFAAIFQHEETYTGSLVGAFAVIFGLYIVLWGKAKDLEHIVQVIVVESSDKTHRTDIEEPLLSDNNDEIGMNPE; translated from the exons ATGGGAAGAGCAGATGGTTACTTGCCTGCTTTCGCCATGGTTGGACTGCAATTCATCTATGCAGGAGTTGCTCTTTTCACCAGAGCTGCTCTGCTGAAGGGGCTGAGTCCCAGGGTCTTCGTAGTCTATAGGCAGGGTATTGCAACCTTGCTCATTGCCCCAATAGCTTTTGTCTCAAGGAG GAAAAAGTCATCAAGGTGCACTTGGGGGTTGAAAAGCTTTGCATGGATATTGCTGGCCTCTCTTCTTGG TGTTACAGCCAATCAGAATGCATATTTTGAGGGGCTATACTTGTCGTCTTCAACAACAGCAAGTGCAATGACTAATCTAATCCCCGCAGTCACCTTTGTTATGACTGCCATTCTTGG GATGGAGAAGGTTAATATCCGGA CCGAAACTTTAGCCAAGATGCTAGGAACAGTAATCTGTGTTGGTggagccatttccatggcattgCTCAAAGGCCTGAAGTTACTAAACACACAACTATTACCACCAAAGTCTTTGTTCAGCCCAGGAGGAGAAAATTGGTTGCTGGGTTATCTATTTCTGCTTGGAAGCAGCTTTTTCTGGTCACTTTGGATGGTCTTCCAG GTCCCAATTTCTGAAAGCTGTCCAGACCATTTGTATTCATCTACTTGGATGTGTTTCTTGGCCACACTTGAATCAGCAACAGTGGCATTGCTAGTGGAGAAAGATGTAAAAGCTTGGAGTCTGAACTCATATATTGAACTTTCTTGCTGTTTATATACG GGATTCGCCTTGGCGGTGTCTTTCTTCGTTCAAGCCTGGTGCATTTCCCGAAGAGGTCCCCTCTTTTCTTCTATGTTTAATCCCCTATGCACAGTTATTGTGACTGCATTTGCTGCTATATTCCAACATGAGGAGACATATACTGGAAG CCTGGTTGGAGCTTTTGCGGTGATTTTTGGTTTGTACATAGTCCTATGGGGTAAAGCTAAAGACCTTGAACATATAGTGCAAGTCATTGTTGTTGAATCCTCTGACAAGACCCATAGAACGGATATAGAAGAACCCCTTCTGTCTGATAACAATGACGAGATTGGGATGAATCCGGAATGA